The proteins below are encoded in one region of Aquisphaera giovannonii:
- a CDS encoding S1 domain-containing protein, whose translation MNRTAPDPLDEDEARLRDLVVEAGDPSVAARPEYLADLRRTVLDRLGPPRRTRRTTPWLIGSGLAAASVAACLALAFVLLRPANAWAQVARAIREQSWLHGRHVGPDGKVLSEAWFSPPTRAMASRSDRAIEYHDPARRTVTRFVPADGTIYLLPESSELVNASMDFYRALMDPSGSTRSPIPGTEVASQVRRKVEDGGRTWEDVELTLRLVGGPGQLRLRFRLDPATGLPHSATLTGADGPPRTTLFDYPDRGPADVYELGAPRTAKVVDRTPGADLEAILAGLKAGRVGFDDYRGVMTQVPGVGLRAIWRKGRKWRVESLFPTARSPQPVPRDADGAWWTEHLDQFTRVVQAICDGDKVYYYRLEGDLSMGDGQPPRVSLNMSQAINASDDPFMPWPDSFPEHLSHPNVWLPTEERTFSVEPKPDDGPAGTIRVRVSDIRFPGPARPDLYKIWVDPAKGYVAMKVETAILESLNPPKVAYIDAHVVEDLARAPGGAWYPTRVRRLTSNPKSEQASRFDLDFRTPIPDDLFRPLK comes from the coding sequence ATGAATCGAACCGCACCCGACCCGCTCGATGAGGACGAGGCCCGCCTCCGCGACCTGGTGGTCGAGGCCGGCGACCCATCGGTCGCCGCGCGGCCGGAATACCTCGCGGACCTGCGCCGGACGGTCCTCGACCGCCTGGGCCCCCCGCGACGGACGCGACGGACGACGCCCTGGCTGATCGGCTCCGGGCTCGCGGCCGCGTCGGTCGCGGCCTGCCTGGCCCTCGCCTTCGTGCTCCTCCGGCCGGCCAACGCCTGGGCCCAGGTCGCCCGGGCGATCCGCGAGCAGAGCTGGCTGCACGGCCGGCACGTGGGGCCGGACGGCAAGGTCCTGAGCGAGGCCTGGTTCAGCCCGCCGACGCGGGCGATGGCCTCGCGCTCGGACAGGGCCATCGAATACCACGACCCGGCGCGCCGGACCGTCACCCGGTTCGTGCCCGCCGACGGGACCATCTACCTTCTGCCCGAATCGAGCGAGCTCGTGAACGCGTCGATGGACTTCTACCGGGCCCTCATGGACCCGTCGGGCTCGACTCGGTCGCCGATCCCCGGGACGGAGGTGGCCTCGCAGGTCCGGCGCAAGGTCGAGGACGGGGGCCGCACCTGGGAAGACGTCGAGCTGACGCTCCGGCTCGTCGGCGGCCCCGGGCAGCTCCGGCTCCGATTCCGCCTCGACCCCGCGACCGGGCTGCCGCACTCGGCCACCCTGACCGGCGCCGACGGGCCGCCCCGGACGACCCTCTTCGACTACCCCGACCGCGGCCCGGCCGACGTCTACGAATTGGGCGCGCCGCGGACGGCGAAGGTCGTCGATCGCACGCCGGGCGCCGACCTCGAGGCGATCCTGGCCGGGCTGAAGGCGGGCCGGGTCGGATTCGACGACTACCGGGGGGTCATGACCCAGGTCCCCGGCGTCGGGCTCAGGGCCATCTGGCGGAAGGGGCGGAAGTGGCGGGTCGAGTCCCTGTTCCCCACCGCCAGGAGCCCGCAGCCCGTCCCCCGCGACGCCGACGGCGCCTGGTGGACGGAGCATCTCGACCAGTTCACGCGCGTCGTGCAGGCGATCTGCGACGGCGACAAGGTCTATTACTATCGCCTGGAGGGCGACCTCTCGATGGGGGATGGCCAGCCGCCCCGCGTGAGCCTGAACATGTCCCAGGCCATCAACGCGTCGGACGACCCATTCATGCCCTGGCCCGATTCCTTCCCGGAGCACCTGAGCCATCCCAACGTCTGGTTGCCGACCGAGGAGAGGACCTTCTCCGTCGAGCCGAAGCCGGACGACGGGCCCGCCGGCACCATCCGCGTCCGCGTGAGCGACATCCGCTTCCCCGGCCCCGCACGCCCCGACCTCTACAAGATCTGGGTGGACCCGGCGAAGGGATACGTGGCGATGAAGGTGGAGACGGCCATCCTGGAGTCCCTCAACCCGCCGAAGGTCGCCTACATCGACGCGCACGTCGTCGAGGACCTCGCCCGGGCCCCGGGCGGGGCCTGGTACCCGACCCGGGTCCGGAGGCTGACCTCCAACCCGAAGTCGGAGCAGGCCTCCCGCTTCGACCTCGACTTCCGCACGCCGATCCCCGACGACCTGTTCCGCCCGCTGAAGTAG
- a CDS encoding FAD-dependent oxidoreductase, producing MIRGDLPGVRFAALLLVLATTATATASGPASHDVVIYGGTSAGIAAAVQARRMGKTVVVVSPDRHLGGLSSGGLGFTDTGDKAAIGGLAREFYHRVWQHYRDDSAWRWQKRAEYGNKGQGTPAIDGSERTMWIFEPHVAEAVFEAWVREYDIPVFRDARLDRSRGGVTREGGRIVSFRTLDGRTFAGKVFLDATYEGDLMAAAGVSYHVGRESNATYGEAYNGAQPEARHHGHYFKGPVDPYRVPGDPSSGLLPRIDPDPPGKAGEGDRRVQAYCYRMCLSSAPENRIPFARPEGYDPSQYELLLRVFATGWRETFEKFDPIPNRKTDTNNHGPFSTDDIGMSYDYPEATYGRRREILAEHERYQKGLMYFLANDPRVPGEVRAEMSRYGLPRDEFLDNGGWPHQIYVREARRMVGAYVMTDRDCLDRKETPEPVGLGSYSLDSHNVRRYVTAEGRVQNEGDIGVAAPRPYEIAYGSLTPRREECGNLLVPVCLSASHAAYGSIRMEPVFMILGQSAATAACLAIDAAGPVQDVPYPALRARLLADRQVLDGKGLGRPAARRPVGRGDR from the coding sequence ATGATTCGCGGGGACCTTCCGGGAGTCCGATTCGCCGCCTTGCTCCTCGTGCTGGCGACGACGGCCACGGCCACGGCTTCCGGGCCGGCCTCGCATGACGTCGTGATCTACGGCGGCACGAGCGCGGGGATTGCGGCGGCGGTGCAGGCGAGGCGGATGGGGAAGACGGTCGTCGTGGTCAGCCCCGACCGCCACCTCGGCGGACTCTCCAGCGGCGGCCTCGGCTTCACGGACACCGGCGACAAGGCGGCGATCGGCGGGCTCGCCCGCGAGTTCTACCATCGGGTCTGGCAACATTACCGGGACGACTCGGCCTGGCGATGGCAGAAGCGCGCCGAGTACGGCAACAAGGGGCAGGGGACCCCGGCCATCGACGGCTCCGAGCGCACGATGTGGATCTTCGAGCCGCACGTGGCCGAGGCCGTCTTCGAGGCCTGGGTCAGGGAGTACGACATACCCGTCTTCCGCGACGCCCGGCTCGATCGATCGCGGGGCGGCGTGACCCGGGAAGGGGGCCGGATCGTCTCGTTCCGGACCCTCGACGGCCGGACGTTCGCCGGCAAGGTGTTCCTCGACGCGACCTACGAGGGGGACCTCATGGCCGCGGCCGGCGTCTCGTACCACGTCGGCCGGGAGTCGAACGCGACGTACGGCGAGGCCTACAACGGCGCGCAGCCCGAGGCCCGCCACCACGGCCATTACTTCAAGGGGCCCGTCGATCCGTACCGCGTGCCGGGCGACCCCTCCAGCGGGCTCCTGCCCCGGATCGACCCCGACCCGCCGGGCAAGGCGGGCGAGGGGGACCGCAGGGTGCAGGCCTATTGCTACCGGATGTGCCTCTCCTCCGCGCCGGAGAACCGCATCCCGTTCGCGAGGCCCGAGGGCTACGACCCGTCGCAGTACGAGCTGCTGCTCCGCGTCTTCGCCACCGGCTGGCGCGAGACCTTCGAGAAGTTCGACCCGATCCCCAACCGCAAGACCGACACCAACAACCACGGGCCGTTCAGCACCGACGACATCGGGATGAGCTATGATTACCCCGAGGCCACCTACGGGCGCCGGCGGGAGATCCTGGCCGAGCACGAGCGCTACCAGAAGGGGCTGATGTACTTCCTCGCCAATGACCCCCGCGTGCCGGGGGAGGTCCGCGCGGAGATGTCGCGCTACGGGCTGCCGAGGGACGAGTTCCTGGACAACGGCGGCTGGCCCCACCAGATCTACGTCCGCGAGGCGCGCCGGATGGTCGGGGCCTACGTGATGACCGATCGCGACTGCCTGGACCGGAAGGAGACGCCCGAGCCGGTCGGCCTGGGCTCGTACTCGCTGGACTCGCACAACGTCCGGCGCTACGTGACGGCCGAGGGCCGCGTGCAGAACGAGGGCGACATCGGCGTGGCCGCGCCCCGCCCCTACGAGATCGCCTACGGCTCGCTGACCCCGAGGCGCGAGGAGTGCGGGAACCTGCTCGTCCCCGTCTGCCTCTCGGCGTCGCACGCGGCGTATGGCTCGATCCGGATGGAGCCCGTGTTCATGATCCTGGGCCAGTCCGCCGCCACCGCCGCCTGCCTGGCCATCGACGCCGCCGGGCCCGTCCAGGACGTCCCCTACCCGGCGCTCCGCGCCCGCCTCCTGGCCGACCGGCAGGTGCTCGACGGCAAGGGCCTCGGGCGACCGGCCGCGAGGAGGCCGGTCGGGCGAGGGGACCGGTGA
- a CDS encoding PAS domain S-box protein: MRHLIAVGLLAVAYVVAGSLGLLLAIPPGNVTLLWPASGIALAAILLGGDRLWPGIWVGSFLVNVPTLFAPGLAPSLAASLAAGVGIATGSTLQALAGGRLILKLTGARGFPDQPRGVFRFAAAAALMCLIGSTFGATSLATWGFVARDAYPFAWRTWYLGDLAGVLVYAPLLMVWLRRSPVRRDAGAIAEAAAFLGLSTLTTLVVFGGWLPAGASASYLAFPISIWAAFRFGRRGATAAICFVAAMASWGTARGAGPFQGGSLQLSLLLLQAFVSVLAVSSLTLATVVKELRRVAGALDELNGDLERRVADRSALAEQRAEQLALSERACQEKGRTLRSVLDGILEGVVVADRRGEVILWNRAAERLLGVDIRDVPPGRWPSHYGCFLPDRITPYPAGRFPLARAIRGETVQAEDMFLRNPSRPDGLWLQHSAVPLRDEAGGEPAGGVAVFRDVSEGKQAELRLRSVIESALAGFVMVDEAGRIVLVNRQAEVIFGYDREELHGRPIEVLMPEPPREGHRRDMEAYFRDPRARPMAASRDVRGLGKDGRIIHLLVALNPIRQDGRLLVLASVLDVTEQRRAAGLVRSVVEFSPDGTVAVDRGGRIVLVNREAERMFGYAREELLGQPLGILVPERARDRHRALAERFVAEHGRRSMNRGSDLFARRKDGTEFPADIALYSYELNGASFAVANVRDMTERRRLTAEVQAHLLGQGVISQVLRMSLEPAGVDELLRRSLDLVLSLPWFAAPAAGGVFLAEGEGDALVPKAQRGLPPEILGRCAAPHPGRCPCGDPDRHREVAFAGGPGGSGEPRLPLYCAPIFHGERHGILIVLLDESHPRRPDEEEFLSSVARILAGTIERKRGEDALRGSEARFRAISETAPLGIFLTDAAGGILYTNRAYLELAGRRDGEPPGGDWREAIHPEDRDRVRAEWDRSARDRSPFESTYRILHRDGRTTWASAKSAEIRIGDALTGYVGVVEDVTQKRRVIEAIRRSEERFDLAVRGTDAGIWDWDLVTGSIYFSPRWKSMLGHAEDEVASSFAEWESRLHPDDRDRASRAIKDYLEGRTAEYELEHRLRHKDGTYRWILSRGAAVRDGDGRPYRMVGSHIDITAQRRMAEQLSENLAQLEVAQRIQQAMLPRQSPAIAGLDIAGVSHPADYAGGDMFNYLPMLDGRLGIVIGDVAGHGIGAALEMASTQAFLRGLAQTCSTLGEIMTRINRFVFGETEGESFITLLLIRWDPRTRSLTYANAGHPPGYILDPAGEVRAELGSSSLPLGLEEHSDFPVGEPIALRPGELVVLVTDGILEAASPDEVFFGSGRLLEVIRGARGRAAREILEELHRAVTRHTGTEVLKDDVTAVVIKLGDASGPS; encoded by the coding sequence GTGCGCCACCTGATCGCGGTCGGCCTCCTGGCCGTTGCCTACGTCGTCGCCGGGAGCCTGGGCCTGCTCCTGGCGATCCCGCCGGGGAACGTCACGCTGCTCTGGCCGGCGTCGGGCATCGCCCTCGCGGCGATCCTCCTGGGCGGCGACCGCCTCTGGCCCGGCATCTGGGTCGGGTCGTTCCTCGTCAACGTCCCGACGCTGTTCGCCCCCGGCCTCGCCCCGTCGCTCGCCGCCTCCCTCGCGGCGGGGGTCGGGATCGCGACGGGGTCGACGCTCCAGGCGCTGGCCGGGGGTCGGCTGATCCTCAAGCTGACCGGGGCCCGGGGCTTCCCCGATCAGCCCCGGGGGGTCTTCCGCTTCGCGGCCGCGGCGGCGCTGATGTGCCTGATCGGCTCGACCTTCGGGGCCACGAGCCTGGCGACGTGGGGCTTCGTCGCCCGGGATGCCTACCCCTTCGCCTGGAGGACGTGGTACCTGGGGGACCTCGCCGGCGTGCTGGTGTACGCCCCCCTGCTGATGGTGTGGCTCCGCCGCTCGCCGGTCCGCCGGGACGCCGGGGCGATCGCCGAGGCCGCGGCCTTCCTGGGGCTGTCGACGCTCACGACCCTGGTCGTCTTCGGGGGCTGGCTGCCGGCCGGGGCCTCGGCGTCCTACCTGGCCTTCCCGATCTCGATCTGGGCGGCCTTCCGGTTCGGACGGCGGGGGGCCACGGCCGCGATCTGCTTCGTGGCCGCCATGGCCAGTTGGGGCACGGCCCGGGGGGCCGGGCCATTCCAGGGCGGCAGCCTCCAGCTCAGCCTCCTGCTGCTCCAGGCCTTCGTGTCCGTCCTGGCCGTGTCGAGCCTGACCCTGGCCACCGTGGTCAAGGAGCTTCGGCGGGTCGCCGGGGCGCTGGACGAGCTCAATGGGGATTTGGAGCGGAGGGTCGCGGACCGCAGCGCCCTGGCCGAGCAGCGTGCGGAGCAACTGGCCCTGTCGGAGCGGGCGTGCCAGGAGAAGGGGCGAACCCTCCGCTCGGTCCTCGACGGCATCCTGGAAGGGGTCGTCGTCGCCGACCGGCGGGGCGAGGTCATCCTCTGGAATCGCGCGGCGGAGCGGCTCCTCGGCGTCGACATCCGGGACGTCCCCCCGGGTCGATGGCCGTCGCACTACGGCTGCTTCCTGCCGGACCGGATCACCCCCTACCCCGCGGGCCGGTTTCCCCTGGCGCGGGCGATCCGGGGCGAGACCGTCCAGGCGGAGGACATGTTCCTGCGCAACCCCTCCAGGCCGGACGGCCTCTGGCTGCAGCACAGCGCCGTGCCGCTGCGGGACGAGGCGGGGGGAGAGCCGGCCGGCGGGGTGGCGGTCTTCCGGGACGTCTCCGAGGGCAAGCAGGCGGAGCTCCGGCTCCGGTCCGTCATCGAATCGGCCCTGGCCGGGTTCGTGATGGTCGACGAGGCGGGCAGGATCGTGCTGGTGAACCGGCAGGCCGAGGTCATCTTCGGCTACGACCGGGAGGAGCTGCACGGCCGGCCGATCGAGGTCCTGATGCCGGAGCCACCCCGCGAGGGCCATCGCCGGGACATGGAGGCCTATTTCCGGGATCCGCGGGCCCGCCCGATGGCCGCCTCCCGGGACGTCCGCGGCCTGGGCAAGGATGGGCGCATCATCCATCTCCTGGTCGCCCTGAACCCCATCCGCCAGGACGGGCGTCTCCTCGTCCTCGCCTCCGTCCTCGACGTCACCGAGCAGAGGCGGGCCGCCGGCCTGGTCCGGTCGGTCGTGGAATTCTCGCCGGACGGCACCGTCGCGGTGGATCGGGGCGGCCGGATCGTCCTGGTGAACCGGGAGGCGGAGCGGATGTTCGGCTACGCCCGGGAAGAGCTCCTCGGCCAGCCCCTGGGGATCCTCGTGCCCGAGCGAGCCCGCGACCGCCACCGGGCCCTGGCCGAGCGATTCGTCGCGGAGCATGGGCGGCGTTCGATGAACAGGGGCAGCGACCTGTTCGCCCGGCGCAAGGACGGCACCGAGTTCCCCGCCGACATCGCCCTCTACTCGTATGAGCTCAACGGCGCCTCGTTCGCGGTCGCCAACGTCCGCGACATGACCGAGCGCCGCCGATTGACGGCCGAGGTCCAGGCCCACCTGCTGGGCCAGGGCGTGATCAGCCAGGTCCTCCGGATGTCGCTCGAGCCGGCCGGCGTGGACGAGCTCCTGCGCCGGTCGCTCGACCTGGTCCTCTCGCTGCCGTGGTTCGCCGCGCCGGCCGCGGGCGGGGTCTTCCTCGCGGAGGGCGAAGGCGACGCCCTCGTGCCGAAGGCCCAGCGCGGCCTGCCCCCCGAGATCCTGGGCCGCTGCGCCGCGCCCCATCCCGGCCGATGCCCCTGCGGCGATCCCGACCGGCACCGCGAGGTCGCGTTCGCCGGCGGCCCCGGCGGATCCGGCGAGCCCCGCCTCCCCCTCTACTGCGCCCCGATCTTCCACGGCGAACGCCACGGCATCCTCATCGTGCTCCTGGACGAGTCCCACCCGAGGAGGCCCGACGAGGAGGAGTTCCTGTCGTCGGTCGCCCGCATCCTCGCGGGCACGATCGAGCGGAAGCGGGGCGAGGACGCGCTGCGGGGGAGCGAGGCCCGCTTCCGGGCCATCAGCGAGACGGCGCCGCTCGGCATTTTCCTCACGGACGCGGCGGGCGGCATCCTCTACACCAACCGCGCCTACCTGGAACTGGCCGGGCGTCGCGACGGCGAGCCCCCGGGGGGGGACTGGCGGGAGGCGATCCACCCCGAGGACCGCGACCGCGTGCGCGCCGAGTGGGATCGGTCGGCCCGCGACCGCTCGCCGTTCGAGTCGACCTATCGCATCCTGCACCGCGACGGCAGGACGACCTGGGCCAGCGCCAAGTCGGCCGAGATCCGGATCGGCGACGCGCTGACCGGCTATGTCGGGGTCGTCGAGGATGTGACCCAGAAGCGCCGGGTGATCGAGGCGATCCGCCGGAGCGAGGAGCGGTTCGACCTGGCCGTGCGCGGCACCGACGCCGGCATCTGGGACTGGGACCTCGTGACCGGCTCCATCTACTTCTCGCCCCGCTGGAAGAGCATGCTCGGGCACGCGGAGGACGAGGTCGCGAGCTCGTTCGCCGAATGGGAGTCCCGCCTGCATCCCGACGACCGCGACCGCGCGAGCAGGGCCATCAAGGACTACCTGGAAGGCCGGACCGCGGAGTACGAGCTGGAGCACCGCCTCCGCCACAAGGACGGGACCTACCGCTGGATCCTCTCCCGCGGGGCCGCCGTCCGCGACGGCGACGGCCGGCCGTACCGCATGGTCGGCTCCCACATCGACATCACGGCCCAGAGGCGGATGGCGGAGCAGTTGAGCGAGAACCTCGCCCAGCTCGAGGTGGCCCAGCGGATCCAGCAGGCGATGCTGCCCCGCCAGTCGCCGGCCATCGCCGGGCTCGACATCGCCGGCGTCTCCCACCCCGCCGACTATGCCGGGGGCGACATGTTCAATTACCTGCCGATGCTCGACGGGAGGCTCGGGATCGTCATCGGGGACGTGGCCGGCCACGGCATCGGCGCCGCGCTGGAGATGGCCTCCACCCAGGCCTTCCTCCGCGGGCTCGCCCAGACCTGCTCGACGCTCGGCGAGATCATGACCCGCATCAATCGGTTCGTGTTCGGCGAGACCGAGGGCGAGAGCTTCATCACCCTGCTGCTGATCCGGTGGGACCCCAGGACCCGGTCGCTGACCTACGCCAACGCCGGCCACCCCCCGGGGTACATCCTCGACCCCGCGGGCGAGGTGAGGGCCGAGCTGGGCAGCTCCTCCCTCCCCCTCGGGCTCGAGGAGCACTCCGACTTCCCGGTCGGCGAGCCGATCGCGCTGCGCCCGGGCGAGCTCGTCGTGCTGGTGACCGACGGCATCCTGGAGGCCGCATCCCCGGACGAGGTGTTCTTCGGGAGCGGGCGGCTGCTGGAGGTCATCCGCGGGGCGCGGGGCCGGGCCGCGCGGGAGATCCTGGAGGAGCTCCACCGCGCGGTCACCCGCCACACCGGGACCGAAGTCCTCAAGGACGACGTGACGGCCGTGGTCATCAAGCTGGGAGATGCGTCGGGACCTTCCTGA
- a CDS encoding DUF1559 family PulG-like putative transporter, with amino-acid sequence MGRPRRGFTLIELLVVISIIGVLVGLLLPAVQSAREAGRRTQCQNNVRQLGMGLLEFKNVRHYLPNAGTFAENPEVNVANPRDPDKNHQSWIWRSINTPQDLGHDFFPCLSNWVVDILPFIDSQELMKYWDPSKTYIDPSSVSPAVPGNLQISSTGLGILTCPDDRSIAAQQGNLSYVVNGGFSRWHALPLSWEASASDAGGANGLMAKWSPVVDGSTGLPWQPNAAVTKQLGVMFLGTAAAKYPWDVKTRDPDLADGASATVLLTENTLAGYSTGSALSGGMVTNWACPLPNFCLFTGPAGVCTPTSQYYDCTDGGLTPTGNGTIDGSGWAAANRPSTPSGLNFGYKLTTEGSTTFPTSGHPGGINCAFCDGSARFVTSGIDGTVWSKAITPAGSRLPLYCRQLPLGQDDIAP; translated from the coding sequence ATGGGGCGTCCGAGGCGGGGGTTCACGCTCATCGAGCTGCTGGTGGTGATCTCGATCATAGGCGTCCTGGTGGGGCTGCTCCTGCCGGCCGTGCAGTCGGCCCGCGAGGCGGGGCGGCGGACGCAATGCCAGAACAACGTCAGGCAACTCGGCATGGGGCTGCTCGAGTTCAAGAACGTCCGGCACTATCTCCCCAACGCCGGCACCTTCGCCGAGAACCCCGAGGTGAACGTCGCGAATCCTCGCGACCCCGACAAGAACCACCAGTCATGGATCTGGCGGTCGATCAACACGCCGCAGGACCTCGGGCACGACTTCTTCCCGTGCCTGTCCAACTGGGTCGTGGACATCCTGCCGTTCATCGACTCCCAGGAGCTCATGAAGTACTGGGACCCGAGCAAGACGTACATCGATCCCAGCTCGGTCAGCCCGGCGGTCCCCGGGAACCTGCAGATCTCCTCCACGGGCCTGGGCATCCTGACGTGCCCGGACGACCGGTCGATCGCCGCGCAGCAGGGCAACCTCAGCTACGTGGTCAACGGCGGCTTCTCGCGCTGGCACGCCCTGCCCCTGAGCTGGGAGGCCAGCGCGAGCGACGCCGGGGGGGCGAACGGCCTGATGGCCAAGTGGTCGCCGGTGGTCGACGGGAGCACCGGGCTGCCCTGGCAGCCCAACGCCGCCGTCACCAAGCAGCTCGGCGTCATGTTCCTCGGGACGGCCGCGGCCAAGTACCCCTGGGACGTGAAGACGCGGGATCCCGACCTGGCCGACGGCGCGAGCGCCACGGTGCTCCTCACCGAGAACACGCTGGCGGGCTACTCCACCGGGTCGGCCCTGTCCGGCGGCATGGTCACGAACTGGGCCTGCCCGCTGCCGAACTTCTGCCTGTTCACCGGCCCCGCCGGGGTCTGCACCCCGACGTCGCAATACTACGATTGCACGGACGGGGGCCTGACGCCCACCGGCAACGGCACGATCGACGGCTCGGGCTGGGCGGCCGCGAACAGGCCCTCGACGCCGTCGGGCCTCAATTTCGGCTACAAGCTCACGACGGAAGGCTCGACCACGTTCCCGACCAGCGGGCATCCGGGCGGCATCAATTGCGCCTTCTGCGACGGCTCGGCCCGATTCGTCACCTCGGGGATCGACGGCACCGTCTGGTCCAAGGCGATCACCCCGGCGGGGAGCCGCCTGCCCCTCTACTGCCGGCAGCTCCCCCTGGGCCAGGACGACATCGCGCCGTGA
- a CDS encoding ATP-binding response regulator produces MMPERPPKETRVLLLAPTTKDLSASAALLRAGGIPCHACRDLADACGEIAAGAGALVVPEEAVLGGRGKALARILGEQPAWSSLPTIVLTAAGPDSAAKVRSILELGDVTLLKRPLEVVTFLNAVRAALRDRERQYQVRDHLAEREAVEATLREQDERLRFALAAGRLGSWELDLETGALACSDICRANYGRAPGEALAFDDVLRAIHPEERQRVRDAVAEAGAGRRALDVEYRTVWPDGSTHWVLARGRVDGRGRMSGVSLDITERKEAEEALRDADRKKDDFIAMLAHELRNPLAPIRNGLQVMRLAGGDAHAVARARAMMERQLAHMVRLVDDLLDVSRLSRQKMELRKERVLLADAVNAAVEATRPLMEAAGHELEVSLPPGPIFLDADPTRLSQVFSNLLSNSARYTEPGGRIRLAASRRGGEVAVSVRDNGIGIPREELAGIFEMFSQVDRSLERSHGGLGIGLALVKGLVEMHGGTVAAESEGRGSTFTVRLPLGEAAGKAPAQAVADGDHGPRRVLIADDSRDGAESLAMMLRLLGDEVRTARDGIEAVELAGEFRPEVILMDVGMPRLNGLDATRRIREQDWGRGIAIIALTGWGQDGDRDRSREAGCDGHLVKPVDLPDLERALADATG; encoded by the coding sequence ATGATGCCTGAACGCCCGCCGAAGGAGACGCGAGTCCTCCTGCTGGCCCCCACGACGAAGGACCTCTCGGCGAGCGCGGCCCTGCTCCGGGCGGGCGGGATCCCGTGCCACGCCTGCCGGGACCTGGCCGATGCCTGCGGGGAGATCGCCGCGGGCGCCGGCGCCCTGGTCGTGCCCGAGGAGGCCGTCCTGGGCGGCCGGGGCAAGGCGCTGGCGCGAATCCTGGGGGAGCAGCCGGCCTGGTCCAGCCTCCCCACCATCGTCCTGACCGCGGCCGGGCCCGACTCCGCCGCGAAGGTGCGGAGCATCCTGGAGCTGGGCGACGTCACCCTGCTGAAGCGGCCGCTGGAGGTGGTGACGTTCCTGAACGCCGTGCGGGCCGCCCTCCGCGACCGGGAGCGGCAGTACCAGGTCCGGGACCACCTGGCCGAGCGGGAGGCGGTGGAGGCGACGCTCCGCGAGCAGGACGAGCGGCTGCGATTCGCCCTCGCGGCGGGGCGGCTCGGCTCGTGGGAGCTGGACCTGGAGACCGGCGCCCTGGCCTGCTCCGACATCTGCCGGGCCAACTACGGCCGCGCCCCGGGGGAGGCCCTCGCGTTCGACGACGTCCTCCGGGCGATCCACCCCGAGGAGAGGCAGCGGGTGAGGGACGCCGTGGCGGAGGCGGGGGCGGGCCGGCGGGCCCTCGACGTCGAATACCGCACGGTCTGGCCCGACGGCTCCACCCACTGGGTCCTGGCCCGGGGGCGGGTCGACGGGCGGGGGAGGATGAGCGGCGTCTCCCTCGACATCACGGAGCGGAAGGAGGCCGAGGAGGCCCTGCGCGACGCCGACCGCAAGAAGGACGACTTCATCGCGATGCTGGCGCACGAGCTGAGGAATCCGCTGGCCCCGATCCGCAACGGGCTCCAGGTGATGAGGCTGGCGGGGGGGGACGCCCACGCCGTCGCCCGGGCGCGGGCGATGATGGAGCGGCAGCTCGCCCACATGGTCCGCCTGGTGGACGACCTGCTGGACGTCTCGCGGCTCAGCCGCCAGAAGATGGAGCTGCGCAAGGAGCGGGTCCTGCTGGCCGACGCGGTGAACGCCGCCGTGGAGGCGACGCGCCCCCTGATGGAGGCGGCCGGGCACGAGCTCGAGGTCTCGCTGCCGCCCGGCCCCATCTTCCTGGACGCCGACCCCACCCGGCTCTCCCAGGTCTTCAGCAACCTCCTGTCCAACAGCGCCCGGTACACCGAGCCCGGCGGCCGCATCCGGCTGGCCGCGTCCCGCCGGGGCGGGGAGGTCGCGGTGTCGGTCCGGGACAACGGCATCGGCATCCCGCGGGAGGAGCTGGCCGGCATCTTCGAGATGTTCAGCCAGGTGGACCGGTCGCTCGAGCGGAGCCACGGCGGGCTGGGGATCGGCCTGGCCCTGGTCAAGGGGCTGGTCGAGATGCACGGCGGCACGGTGGCGGCCGAGAGCGAGGGCCGCGGCAGCACGTTCACGGTCCGCCTGCCGCTGGGCGAGGCGGCGGGGAAGGCGCCGGCCCAGGCCGTCGCCGACGGCGACCACGGCCCGCGCCGCGTCCTCATCGCCGACGACAGCCGCGACGGCGCGGAGAGCCTCGCGATGATGCTCCGCCTGCTGGGCGACGAGGTCCGCACCGCCCGCGACGGGATCGAGGCGGTCGAGCTCGCCGGCGAGTTCCGCCCCGAGGTCATCCTGATGGACGTCGGCATGCCCCGGCTCAACGGCCTGGACGCCACCCGCCGGATCCGGGAGCAGGACTGGGGCCGCGGCATCGCGATCATCGCCCTGACCGGCTGGGGCCAGGACGGGGACCGCGACCGCTCCCGGGAGGCCGGCTGCGACGGCCACCTCGTCAAGCCCGTGGACCTCCCCGACCTCGAGCGGGCCCTGGCCGACGCCACGGGGTGA